In the genome of Brockia lithotrophica, the window CCACGCATTTCGTCTGCCGTACACCTTGGTCGATTACGGCAATTCGGTTCCCTTCTGCGTCGTACACATATTCCGTTTGCCCGACACGAATTAGTTTCCCTTGGGAATCATAAACAAAATTTACCATTTCTCTACCCAAAGGTCCACATGCCATATTACCATCGCCGTGGTATTTGACCTCTTCACCACGGTATCGAGCGAGACGGTTGTCTGGACCGTAAACGTACTCTTCGTCGGAGTTCGGATAGGGGACCACCTTTGTACCCGACTCTTCTCGCACGATATTCCCTGCCGCGTCGTAGGCAAATTCGTAGCGTGCGATTTCTTCACCTCGATCGTTCCGGTCAACCTGTCGCACGACGCGCCCTGCATCGTCGTACTCCAGGGTCAACTCCGTTCCGTTCGGACGGCGAATTTTCGTGACACGGCCGGCGGCATCGTAGACGTAACTCGTCTTACGACCAGCCCAGTCGGTAACTTCCGTGAGACGTCGCACCCCATCGTAGGCATATGCGACCTCTTTTCCGTCGGGGTAGGTAAGCTTTACGAGATTTCCTCCCGCATCGTACGTGTAGCGAATGGTATTCCCATTTACATCCGTAAACCGCACCACTCGGTTCAACGCATCGTATTCGCGAACGATTTTTCCGATTGGATCTTCCACTTCCAGGAGATTTCCGTTGGTATCGTAGCGATAACTTACCTCCCGATCGGGGTAGATCACCTTCGTCAACCGCCCGGCCGCATCGTATCGGTACAAGATCTCCTGACCGCGGCCGTTGACGACCTTGGAGACAAGCCCACGGGCATCGTATTCAATCCGCGTGCGGTCGCCCACGGCTGTGACAATTTCTACAGGTCTGCCGGCCCGATCGTAGACAAACCGCGTCGTGTTTCCGTTCGGATCCGTCAGACTTTCGAGATTGCCGTCCACATCGAAAGTCTGAGAAGATTTCCCTCCCAAAGCATCAAGCGCCTCGATCATACGGTCGTATACATCGTAAGCGTAAGACGTCGTCCGTCCAAGCGGGTCTACAGACTTTACCATGCGCCCTAAAGTATCATATGCAAAAGTTTGTGCGTTCCCGAGTCCGTCTGCTCCTGAGAGAGGCGACTCGGGTTGAACATAAAGAAAAGGAGCGTGTCGTACTTTGCAAGCTCATCCGCCGTGAGTTCATCGGGATTGAGCTTGCTAAACTCCTAATCCGGATAGTCATTAGGATTAAAATATCCCAAAGCAGATGCGTAGAACTTGCCGTCATATGCTTCATCAAGAACCCCCACAAACCGAAACCGACTCGACTTCTTAGCTCCTACCTCCAATTCCTTGGCGAGAGCAACTTCGGGCCTCGGAAGAGCGCAATGGGTTCCACCAAATAAGACAATAAGGCCAAGACAACGAGTACAACCGTGGCTTTCCAAAGAAGACCTCTGGAATGTCCTATATAACGCCAACCTCCTCAAGACTCGTTTTGTTTTCGTGATGCTTGACGTAAGTGAACAAAAAATCGGGAAAAACAGATAGGAGAAAATTTCTACGTCCTGAAAGCACCTGCATCGCATCTCAGAATTAAAAATCGATGGAGAGAACGTCTATTTGCGTAGAGCAATGTAGCCCGAGTAAACTCTAGACACACTTCTCCCATCCAAACTCGTGCCGTCGAAGTGCGACACCGCCCACGGCAAGAACTGCCCCGCCCACGACGAGAAGGAATTCCGGCGACAAAAGGCCCGTTCGAGGGAGGGTACGCACGGATCCAGAGGCTAAAGCGTGCGACGGATCGGAGGTTTTGGGCACCGTGGGGAGGATCGGTTCAGAAGACTTGGGCGTCCCGGAGGGAGGTGCATCGCCCGACGAAGGAGCGTTCCCCGTATCGTCCGAACCCGGCGGAGCGGTACCTGCCTCGTCGCCGGGAGTTGGGGCGGGGGAGGTCGCCGCGTCCGCGCGTTCGATGCGGCCTTCCACGCGAGGCGAGACCGGGGAGTGGGCTTCTAGGTATTCGACCAAGGCGTCGTGGTCAACTTCGTAGAGTTCGATGATCCGGCCTTCGTCTTTCGCCCGCTTGAAGACCTCGTAGCCGTCGCCCCCGTCGGCGACGAAGTTGTTCGTCACGAGGAGGTACGTCGCCTTGGGGTCGAGGGGGCGGTACGCCCGTGCCCCTTCGTCCCAAACCTCGACGCGAAGGATGCGCTCCCCTGCGGGGCGGGATGGATCGAAGGCGTAGCGCATCCCCGCGACCTGGGGGAACCTCCCGTGCTTGTCCTCTACCTTGGAGACGCCGTTTTCTAGCGCGTTCAAGATTTCCGCGCCTGTAAGGCGGAGGATCACGAGCATGTTGTTAAACGGCATGACCTCAAGAACCTGACCCAAGGTGACGTCTCCGGCGGGGATGGACGCGCGGATGCCGCCGCCGTTGACCAGCGCGAGCTGAGTCCCCGGAACCGCCTTACGGGCCTTTTCCAAGTAGGCGTCGGCGATCAAATTGCCGAGGTTGGTCTCCTGCGTGCGCACGCGCTCCCGCGCTCCGTCCAAGCCGACAAGCGTCTTCCCCACCACACGCCGCTTGATCTCCTCGAGGGGGGCGTCGTACGAGTTGAGGAGTTCCTTGAGCTCCGGATCAGGAGGGACGTCTTTAAGGGAAAGGAGCTCCCCCTGCACCCGGGAAAGCCGAGGCTTCCCGCCGGACTCGAGACCAAAGGACAAATCGAGGCGCCCGAGGTACTTCCCCCACTCCCCAGCCTGGGCGATCCACATCGTTCGTCCGTCGGGTTGGGACAAGCTTACGGGAGGGTTGAGCGCGGTATGCGAGTGGCCGCCGACGATCACGTCGATTCCCGGCACGGCCTGGGCGAGGCGCCTGTCCTCGGCGTAGCCGATGTGGGTGACGGCTACGATCACGTCGGCGCCGCGCTTCGTAAGCTCTTCCACCATCCGCCGCGCCGTCTCTACCTCGTCGGCGAAGGCTACGCCGGGCCCAGGGTTTGAAAGAATCGCCGTCTCCTTGGTCGTAAGTCCGAAGATCCCCACGCGCACGTCGCCAAGATCCCAAACGGCGCCGGGGTAGATCTTCCCGGCGTAGTCCTTCTTCGTCGCCGGGGTGATGACGGGGATTTCGTTTGCCACCACTTCGGCAAGCTTCGCGTCGGGTTGCACGCTGAGGTTGGCAGAAAAGACGGGAAACGCGAGCGCGCGGACAAACGTCGCGAGAACCTCTTGCCCTCGGTCGAACTCGTGGTTTCCGAGGACGAGGAGGTCGTAGCCCATCCGGTTCATGAAGTCGGCATCGGCGAGCCCTTGGTAGTGCGATGAGTAGAGCGTCCCCGTAAAGACGTCCCCCGCGTCCACGAGAAGGACGCGCTTCCCAGCGGCCTCCGCCTCGCGGCGAATCTCGGCGATCTTGGTCCCGCGGGCGGGGGCGTTCTCCAGATGGCCGTGGGTGTCGTTCGTGTGAAGGATGAGGAGATCCGGCGGCGGCTGAGGTGCCTCGTCCTCGGCGCGGGGGAGGCCAAATCCCCCAAAAAAGAGCGAGATGAAAAAGACAGCGAGGAACATCCCCGCCAAACCGGAACGAAGTCGCGCTCGCGCGCGGATTCCCTTCATCGACAATACCTCCCCGACCTTGTCCTTGCTATGGCTCCCATCGTTCCGCAGACGGGAAACGCGATCCACCACGCCGACATGGGGCTTCCAGACGTCAAGGTAGGCGCTCGAAAGAATGCACAGGGTTGTCCCCTTTGCGCACCATTGTAGTTCACGAAGATGAAGTCCCGGTAAACTTTGCGTAAAGATTCGGTTACAAAACGAAACACACAAGGGGCGGGGAATCCCGCCCCTTGTGTGTGGCATCCGATTCCGGTTCGTCTTTCCCGAATACGAAACCGGGGGCTTTTCTCCGACGGGGCCTCCAAAGGTGGTGCGGGTTCTCGTGCGACCTCAAAACGCGCCCCCACAGCCCAAACGGGTACACCTGCAGGCGGAAAGGTGGAGGAGATTCGGAGAAAAAGCACCCGGTAAGGGAAGGGAGCGACGCGCGATTCCCTTCGCCTACGCTTCCGGAGGTTCTTCGGCGATCCGGCGCTTCAGGTAGTCGACGAAGGCGCGCAACGCCTGGCCCCGGTGGCTGATCGCGTTCTTCACCTCGAGGGGGACTTCGGCGAGGGTCTTTCCGAGGTCGGGGACGTAGAACACGGGGTCGTAGCCGAAACCGCCCGTCCCCCGCGGTTCTTCGGTGATGACGCCTTCCAGCCTGCCTTCGAAGGTCTGCACGGGCTCCCCGGGAGCCGCGAAGGCGACCACGCTCACGAAGTAGGCCCGGCGGTCGGCGACGCCTCGCATCTCGGCGAGCAGCTTGGCCACGTTTGCCGCGTCGTCTGCCCCTTCTCCCGCATAGCGGGCCGAACGAACCCCCGGACGCCCGCCCAGGGCGGGGACGACGAGGCCGGAATCGTCGGCCAGGCTGGGAAGCCCGGTAGCCTCCATAGCCGCGATGGCCTTGCGCACGGCGTTTTCGGCAAAGGTCTCGCCCGTCTCGGGAGGGAGCTTTACGTCGGGAAACCTCTCGAGGGAAACAATCCCCCACGCGAGGGAGGCGAGGAGCTCGCGCACTTCCCGGATTTTCCCGGGATTTTGGGAAGCGATGAGGAGGAGGCGCATGAGGCGCGGGCGGCTCACGACGGACCACCGTCCTCGGGAACCCCGCCTTCGGAAGCGTCGAGGGCCCCATGCTCCTCGGAGGTGCGATCGTCGGCCGCGGACGCGCGTCGCGCGAGCTCGGCAATCCGCTCCCCGATCGGACCCAGGACCTCCCGTTCGATTTCCACGAGGCGCTGGATTCCGCGTTCCGC includes:
- a CDS encoding bifunctional metallophosphatase/5'-nucleotidase, producing MKGIRARARLRSGLAGMFLAVFFISLFFGGFGLPRAEDEAPQPPPDLLILHTNDTHGHLENAPARGTKIAEIRREAEAAGKRVLLVDAGDVFTGTLYSSHYQGLADADFMNRMGYDLLVLGNHEFDRGQEVLATFVRALAFPVFSANLSVQPDAKLAEVVANEIPVITPATKKDYAGKIYPGAVWDLGDVRVGIFGLTTKETAILSNPGPGVAFADEVETARRMVEELTKRGADVIVAVTHIGYAEDRRLAQAVPGIDVIVGGHSHTALNPPVSLSQPDGRTMWIAQAGEWGKYLGRLDLSFGLESGGKPRLSRVQGELLSLKDVPPDPELKELLNSYDAPLEEIKRRVVGKTLVGLDGARERVRTQETNLGNLIADAYLEKARKAVPGTQLALVNGGGIRASIPAGDVTLGQVLEVMPFNNMLVILRLTGAEILNALENGVSKVEDKHGRFPQVAGMRYAFDPSRPAGERILRVEVWDEGARAYRPLDPKATYLLVTNNFVADGGDGYEVFKRAKDEGRIIELYEVDHDALVEYLEAHSPVSPRVEGRIERADAATSPAPTPGDEAGTAPPGSDDTGNAPSSGDAPPSGTPKSSEPILPTVPKTSDPSHALASGSVRTLPRTGLLSPEFLLVVGGAVLAVGGVALRRHEFGWEKCV
- a CDS encoding XTP/dITP diphosphatase, with the translated sequence MRLLLIASQNPGKIREVRELLASLAWGIVSLERFPDVKLPPETGETFAENAVRKAIAAMEATGLPSLADDSGLVVPALGGRPGVRSARYAGEGADDAANVAKLLAEMRGVADRRAYFVSVVAFAAPGEPVQTFEGRLEGVITEEPRGTGGFGYDPVFYVPDLGKTLAEVPLEVKNAISHRGQALRAFVDYLKRRIAEEPPEA